AACACCCTGCCGTAATcgaatctagatgttaccaaacCATGCATGTACCACGGGGCCTGCATgtgccacagtggccagatcttctTAAAAGATACCACTGAACCAAACAGTAAGGGAGGGGGGCACTTCTGAGAGTCGGGCAAGTCTCCTCTCTCCGCTAGCCGACGTCCTGCCCAGCTCTGGGCTGTGGCCCCAAGTCAAGAGCCGAAGGACAAGAGCCATTTGTGCCTCTGGGCGTGTCGGGGCCTTAGGTGCCTGTGTTGCCCAAACTGGCTCGGgacattcctggacatttgggggtgcagctggggtggggtggagtttggggaggggggaattcttGGATAGGgtgtcacagagtccaccctctgaagcgtCCATttcctctgttgtctggagatcagttgtccttctgggagaactccagggcccacctggaggatggcaacccccTGTCTACAAGAAAGCCAGTCTTGAACCCTCCCCCCCCTTGACCCCAAGCCATTTAAGTGAGAACTTTGACTTGTGTGTGGAAAGAGGCAGGCAGCCGGCACAGTCCATTAAGCACACGGTGGCTAGGAAGGAGTCCAAACGCTAAAGGAGTcacactgacccccccccccacctccctgttTCCTGCCACCGCTCGGAGCACAAATAATGGCCATCACCCTGGCAGCATGACATCACCGCCAGGAATACTGGAAGGGGCATCATGAAGTTGgcagccccctgccccctcccatctCTCCGGGGCTGCGAGGCCCTTCCTGGCAAGCCTGGGTTGCACCCATCTGCTGGGCCATTCTGCCTCTCCAGGAGTTCTGTGTGACTTGCGAGCTTGCAGCCTTTTTTCTGGGCTAGTAAAGGAtgagccgcctcctcctcctcaggttTCTTTTTGGCTGTGGGTCCCTCAAGGGTGCAagaacttgtggggggggggggtggaggttaAACAGGAACTCTGCAGAGGGGGCGGAGGTGGGTTCTTGAGACTACAAAGACCAGCTCCCCTGGGAGAgcggctgcttcggagggtgggctctgtggcgttatatcccgctgaggttccagcccccctccccaggctgcccccccaaatctccaggaattccccagcctcGAGTTGGCAACCGGGTTTGTAAGGCATGgctgtgtgtgggggcggggggggtcagATGTTTGGAGTGGTGAAACGTCTTAAGCATGAGGGAGGTGCGCAGGGGGCACTCGCACATGAAACCTGTGCAACTCAGAACGTGTTGGACCCACCAGGCAAGGACAGTAGCCCTGAGCATTTTTGTAGCGCCCTGCAAGTGTCGGCACGCACCATCGCCCTGATCTGCACAGGAGCCCGGCCAGGTAGGCCAGTATCGTCATTATCCCCAGGCAGAGATTGGCAGCCAAGGCCCGCCTGGGGCCACCTCAGGGCGTCAAGGAAGAGGGGGGATTTGCACGGGGGGGGGCGCTTGGCAGCGCTCACACTCGGGCTCCGTCCCCCTGTCGTCCAAAAGCCTGTCGTCCTGGGGGTGCGGCCTGGGGAGGGGCCCCCGCCGGGTCTCACGCCACAGGGGGCCCCCGCCAGAGAAGCCGTATCCTCGGGATcccgggcgggggtgggggtctcCAGGTCCCGCCCGGAGGTTGGGAACCCTGCCCCAAAGCCTGCCGGCTCCCCGCTTCCTCCCCCGGGATCTGTGCCCTCGGgcgggggcagggcgggggccgacGGGGAACCGGGCCGGTGGGCAAGGCCGGGCTCCCGCGGGccccgggcgggcgggcgggcatcCTGGGCTGGCCGGGCGGGGGCGCCGCAGCGACTCCTCCGCGGGCGGGGCTGCCCAGGTGCCCGCGGGTCCCGCCGGCCTTCCGCGCCGGGCAGCCTTAAGAGGCGAGCAGCCTGCGCGCTCCCGCCACACCCGCCGCTTCAGCCCCGCGGCCGGCAGAGCAGAGCCGAGCCGAGCGCCGCTTCCCGAGCAGGTGAGTCGCCCGGCCGGCGCGTGGAGTCTCTTTGGGAAGAGACTCCGGGGGctctggaacggggggggggcacgcGCCTCACCGGTGTGGATTGCAGGGAGGGAGGTGACCCGGGGTTTCCAGCCTCCCGGtcttgcctggagatctcctggaatcccagcttatctccaggctacagaggccCCTCCCCTGGATTGTGGCATTATGCCCCGCTGCAGTCCCCAAATCCCCCCCTTTCCAGGCGGCATCCCTCAAATCTCCTggactttcccaacctggagctggcaaccctgccacccTGCTTTTCTTGCCCCTGTGCCCCAGCTCTGACACGGGCTCTTGTCTCCCGGCCCCTTGAGGGGctctttccacttcttccctgtCACTTGCGTGCGCCTCCATTCCGTGGTTGCCGAGATGCAGTGCGGGGATCCACACATCTCACGCATGACAGCCTTGGGGGCCCCCTTCTCTCCTCCATCTTCACTAATGACGATCCACAAAACACTTTGTCCCCTGGCAGTTGCCAGGGCTACGCTTAGCCTTCTGGGTGCCACTTGGGCCGGTCCGAACTCATCGACCTTCCTGCCGGTTTCGGGGCCATAATCGCTTCTGGGGGTACTGAGAACAGGCTGGTTTATGATGCGATGGAAGCCTGTTccacatctgccccccccccgtccccttCTGCTGTTCCTCCTCAAGAACTTCTGGAGCTCCTTGGGGGTGACTCCCCAGGCTTTCTGCGTGTCTTTTGGCACCTGATGTGGGGGCGGAGGGCATGCAGGCTTTGTGGCTGGGAGTGGGACACGTTCCTGGGACATGCCGAGAACTGCCTGGAGCACCCAAATAATCATTTagttaatcatttttaaagctgTGCAGGAGGTTAACTGCCTGAATACCTCTGTGacacatcccccccaccccccttccactTGCATTGTCAAAGACCTTTCGAAAGGCCGGGCTGCTGCAGTTGCCTCCTGGGCCCCAGAGCAGAGGGGCTgcgaggggagaggggggctcagGGGTCAGAGCAGGAAGGTGTTCGGCCTCGGAAAAGAAGTCAGACTTTGCCTCCATGTCGGTTTAAGTTTTCGGGCCCCTCTAGTTCTGCAAAGGACTGATTTAGTAGATGTTGGACCCAGTTTCCAATGAATGAAGCGCCCTTCTGCAGCcaagaatcagggccaagctacacgtgacgaatgacacttgaatggcaagtgtatttctccctgttcacttgccctccactcaatccacttgccgttcaagcgtcattcgtcacttgtagcttggccctccgtCGGCAACCGCAGGGCTTGGAGAAACGATTGATTCTGTGGCCTGTTCTGTTTTCTCTCGGCAGGAGCCCGAGGCTGCCGCGGCCTGCGCCACGCCTGATGGCTCTCAACCACAGCAGCTTTGACCCCGTCACCTTCGTCCTGACGGGCATCCCGGGCATGGAGGAATCCCACGTCTGGATCTCCGTCCCCTTCTGCCTGATGTATGCCGTGGCGCTCACGGGGAATTCCTTCCTCCTGTTTCTCATTGCCACAGACCGCAGCCTCCACCAGCCCATGTGCCTCCTACTAGCGCTGCTCTCCGTGGCTGACCTCATGCTGTCCACAGCCACCGTGCCGGAAATGCTGGCCATCTTCTGGTTTGGATCCAGGAAGGTCTCCTTCGACGCCTGCATCGCTCAAATGTTCTTCACGCACTTCAGCTTCATCGCCGAGTCGACCATCCTGCTGGCCATGGCCTTTGACCGCTACGTCGCCATCTGCGACCCTCTGCGCTACCTGGCAGTCCTGACTCCCGCCACGATCGGAAAGGTGGCTGTGGCGGCGGTGCTGAGGGGGCTGGGCATCATGTTCCCGACCATCTTCCTCCTCAAGAGGCTGCCCTACTGTGGCCACAGCACCATGCACCACACGTATTGCGAGCACATGGGCATCGCTCGGCTGGCCTGTGCAGACATCACAGCCAACATCTGGTACGGATTCACCACCACCCTCCTGTCCTCCGGACTGGACGCCGTGCTCATCAGCCTGTCCTACGCCGTCATCCTTCGAGCCGTCTTCCGGCTCCcgtccaaggaggcccgcctgaaGGCTCTCCGCACCTGTGGCTCCCACCTGTGCGTCATCCTGATGTTCTACCTGCCCGCCTTCTTCTCCTTCCTCACCCATCGCTTTATCCACAACATTCCCAGCTGCATCCACATCCTCTTGGCTAACCTCTATGTCATTGTGCCCCCCATGCTCAACCCCATTGTGTATGGGGTGAGAACAAGACAGATCTGGGAGCGAGTCACCCATATGTTCTCAAAGGTGGGGGGCACCTGCCGCTGAGAGAACGTGGCACGAGGGACCCTCGTTTGGGGTGCCTCTGAGATGAAATCCTTCCCCTTAAGAGGGGGAAGGTGGACTCCTCCTGGGAAACGGGACTTCAGGGTGCGCGAGAAGCCCGGCTTTGTCTTTCTGCTCCTCCAAGGCCCGGGTTGCGCCGAGGACGGCTTCTGTTTCTCCAGGCTTCAGGAGAGCCTTCCGGTCCTCCACGTTCTTGCCTTTTGCTCATAAGGACAACAGGAAGCCTCTCCCCAGGCCCGTTACGGGAGCCTAAGAGGGAATCAAAGGCAGCGGGTGCCTGTGGCCCTTTCAGGATATGCTtgccttaaataaaataaaacaaacgcCAGTCTTCATATGTCTGAATTCCGCAGCCTTGCTTGGCACTGGAGCGTCGCCCGAGACGTCTGCTCCGCCTGCAGGAGTCCATGAAAGACTTGGCTTCTCGCTGCAAATGTTTTATGACCCCATTCTGAGGTCGCGCTGGCAACCCATAATTACACCCCACACGTGCGCGCACACACGCCCGCACATGCGCGTTCTTCTTCCCTCTGCAAGGGTCAGCTGTTTTTTCTCCAGACTTCAGGATTCTCACAAAAGTGGCCGTCCTGTTCctggaacgcccccccccccccgccccccgccccagctcAGGCTGCACATGGTGGCGGAGTGTCATGTGACTACGCAAAATTCTGTCTGCACAGAAAACTAACTTGTCAGGGCGGAGCGCTCTGGCCACTCCTGCTTTCTATGTACAAGGCATTTTGAATGTGAAGGATGCTGCGGTCATGTGATCCCCTCCATCGCCACCTCCGCAGGTTTATCTTCTCCATGAAACTGATGCCTTGGACTAAATTAGGGAAGGAAGCGCGAGCAGAGGCCGCTCAGCTGTTCGATGAGACTGGAGGGGGGGGTTGCCGGCTGCGACCGGGATCAGCCAGCGGCCACTCCACCCACACTGCATACCATGTGCCGACTCACAGCAGAACACGTGGACAGAGTGCACTGAAAAGCCGCCTTGTTTTTTGGCAACAACAGCacgctttatttatttatttatttatatatttatttggatGCCTGTGAATTCAAAGCCGTTTACAATATGAGAAGCAGAGCAGCGAAGCATCAAATACAAGAAGTCTACCTATCATAGAGTCATAGggtgggaagggacctccagaggcacctagtccaaccccgtcAACAGACTaatctggaggggaggggagcaaaggAGTGGCTAAAAGCTCCCCCGGCCCCGATTCCTGCGTGGCAACAGGCACTTCCTTCCAGGAGGCagcttccttttccccttccaggACTGGCagggaggagcagagcaggcagcggcAGCTCCGCCCTGAATGGAAGCATTTTCTCCCCGTGCATTTCCGTGGCATGTCATCCGTGCCACACACGATGCTTCCACAGTGCAGGGATTACGATGCCTGTCACAGCCGGCAGCACATCTAAGCACCAGTTCACACATCACACCTTGACTGCAGCCTCAAGTGATGGTTTGCGTGTGTGGGGAGGAGTCGTTCCGTTTTAGAAAAGGGGGTCCGCTCAGGCCCCGGGGCTTTCCCACGCAGACAGCCCAGCTGAGCATGGCCCAGTGACGGTGGCGGGCATTCGTGTGGGCAGTGCAGTCCTGAGGAGGATGCTTCCTCGGTGGGGCTCACTCCCCAGGAAACCACGTCATCTCTCAGTATTAATTCTGGAGTCTTCCCAGCTCACCAGCACGGGGACAGCCAGGGGTGCTGGGCAGTTTGACTGTCCATGGCTGTGcctcccttcctctttccttcctcattAGAGCCTGAGGGCCTCACTCCGCTGCTCTGCATGCCCGAGGTCTTAAGGGCTCCAGGGTGAACATCCCTGATTCGGGCCTCATCCTTAGGCACTCGCACTGCCGTTGCAGATCCAGACAGATGAGAGCAGAGAGCAAAGAGCCGCACCGCAGCCGCTGTCCTGTTTCTAGAGGGCGCAGAGGAGAGGGGCACAGAAATGTGTCCAGGTCATTTGGGGTTTGGTTTGTTATTGAATTATTGTTGTTTTCTGTCTTGTATAAATTACAGCAGTTTGGACTCTCTTATTCTGTTCTTTATGAGCTTCCATTCAGTTCAGTGGGAAAGGCATTTCTGGCAATAACCTCTTTGTTTCCCATCCAGCGGGGACAACATACTGGCAGATTCTACCCAAGATCCCCCCTGCCTAATGCCATGCAGACTTGTGAAGGTCTCCACATTTCATAGGCAGTCGCAATTGTCACTTGCCCAACAACCAGAAGCTGAAGTTTGGCCACCCAAGAAAGCTGGTGGCAGGCAGGGACCATGGGGGGGGCCCTCAAGTCTGAGCCAATGCAGGCACATCTAAAATGCAGGGTGGGGTCTGTATTTAAGGAGAGGTTCATTCTATTACTCcgtgcgcacacacgcacacgcacacacacacaacttgcgCCCCTGCACACTGGTGCTTGAAGAATTTTGTGTTCAGGGAAGGTGTGACCTGGGAGAAGGCACAGAAGGGGGGGCAGGTGTAGTTCTCCTTATCTGCACTCTTAAGAGGAGACAGCGAGCCACCCACCCAACCTGTTCCTTTTGCATGTCTTTCTGTCTCGTCCCAGAAATGCCAATCCTCAGGTTAGTAGCACTTGAAGGCAATCTGTATCAGGGAAATTATGTGGCTGGTTTTTACACGTAATTACAAATGACAAGTGTTCAGGAATCCGATTCTCGTCAATCTCATGGGGAGAGAGAGATTTTAGAAGCTTCCTCATCACAGGTCTGTCATATGTTTTCTGGCTTGGGAATGCCTTTTATGGGAAAGAAGAACTGGTCTCTATTCCCCCACTTCCCCAGTCTACTCTGCGGTGCCCAGCCTGCCTTCCAGAGTGTACAAGCAAATGTTTTGACCCTCTCCGCTGAAGGTGTTCATTCTGTTCTGTTTGTGGTGAAGGATGTAGTGtggcctgccctctgtctctgtcttCCCACCCTCCAGTCTGCAGCACCTGTCTTCAGAGCATGCCGAGCAAGACAGATGTCCTTGTGCAGGCAGACAGAATAACAAGCACACAGTGTCCCATTGCTTATAAAATCAACACAACCCTTCCCAGCCATTGCGGACGTTCAATGAGAGGTGGAAAGTGGAAATGATACGCACAAAGAATGACAATGGGATTGTCCTTTTTGGTTGAAAACTCTGTTAACCCTTTTGTTTGGATAATGACTCTGTCACTTAGATCAACCAagtttctctttcttctccctgcccctcttACATACATTTTCCTGTCTTGTATAACACAACAATTGCCATTACCTAAGATTTTTGAAGAGgacaaatgttttttttaagagTTAGTTATATTGAATAATAGAAGGGATTATTATCTTCTGAATGTACTTCCATGTTAGGAATCGTATCATATATCGGCCAAACAGTTTGGCTATCTTGACCAGCCCCATACATGGCCCATTGTCATCTCAATGCTGTTTTTTCCCTGAAGAATATGCAAATTCCACATTTAGTCTATCACTTTTCAGTGAGTTGTCCAGAAGAATTTTCTCCAttccttcctctgtgtgtgtgtgtgtgtgggagagagagagagagagaggcctaaTTCTCAACGGCTCAGGTCATTCTCAGGTGCTTTATTCAAAAGTTACCTTCCTGTGCATCAGCATTCGGCACCTCGTTGGCAGGGTCCCCATTGGATTGACTAGTTGGCTGTTTCCTTTCTTGGGGTCTTTTACCACCCCCGAGGGAAGGGTTTGTGGGTTTCCAAGAGTCAGATGGGAGAGGGGACGTGTAGTTCAGCCAAGATGCTTGATTTCTTGTGGCTGGCCTCTGCTCTGAGAAGGTGACTGAGGCTGTCTTGAAACTactttaacaataacaacaacaacactctttAGCAGTTCAGAGAATGTACTTTGCTACTTTTAGAGACTCCTTGGAAAGTTTTTGCTTTTATTTGTAAATGCCATGTACATTCTGATTTCTTATTATAATAAATCTATATTAAGCTCTTTGATTATACTGTTGTGATTTAGTTTTCATAATGTTCTTCTAGtccttatttatgtcatttatgtcacCACATTTTGTCCACGGTTTCTGTTTGCCTCCCAGATAATTTGGGGAttctttgaataataataataacaataatataataacatttgatttatataccgccttgtaacccactcagagcggtttacaaagcacgttatcattatccccacaacaatcaccctgtgaggtgggtggggctgagagagctctgagagagctgtgactgagccaagttcacccagctggtttcaagtggaggagtggggaatcaaacccggctctccagattagagt
The DNA window shown above is from Eublepharis macularius isolate TG4126 chromosome 3, MPM_Emac_v1.0, whole genome shotgun sequence and carries:
- the LOC129326407 gene encoding olfactory receptor 52B2-like; this translates as MALNHSSFDPVTFVLTGIPGMEESHVWISVPFCLMYAVALTGNSFLLFLIATDRSLHQPMCLLLALLSVADLMLSTATVPEMLAIFWFGSRKVSFDACIAQMFFTHFSFIAESTILLAMAFDRYVAICDPLRYLAVLTPATIGKVAVAAVLRGLGIMFPTIFLLKRLPYCGHSTMHHTYCEHMGIARLACADITANIWYGFTTTLLSSGLDAVLISLSYAVILRAVFRLPSKEARLKALRTCGSHLCVILMFYLPAFFSFLTHRFIHNIPSCIHILLANLYVIVPPMLNPIVYGVRTRQIWERVTHMFSKVGGTCR